A genomic segment from Vanacampus margaritifer isolate UIUO_Vmar chromosome 3, RoL_Vmar_1.0, whole genome shotgun sequence encodes:
- the dhfr gene encoding dihydrofolate reductase: MSRILNGIVAMCPDQGIGRNGHLPWHPTRLNDEFKYFRKMTATASVEGKRNVVLMGRNTWFSIPEKNRPLNNRINIVLSRQLKDSPAGAHHLAPDFCSALRLIDTELSNQVDQVWVIGGSSLYKELMQSQGTRRLFVTKVLKQFPCDTFFPEFCSDKFNLLPGFPGVPQGLQEENGIQYRFEVYESIAHC, encoded by the exons ATGTCTCGAATCTTGAACGGCATCGTTGCAATGTGTCCGGACCAGGGAATAGGCAGAAACGGACATCTCCCATGGCACCCAACAAGACTAAA TGATGAATTCAAATATTTCCGGAAGATGACAGCCACAGCATCTGTAGAAG GTAAGCGGAATGTGGTGCTCATGGGAAGGAATACATGGTTTTCCATCCCAGAGAAAAACCGACCTTTAAACAATAGGATCAACATCGTGCTAAGTCGACAACTCAA AGATAGCCCTGCTGGCGCCCACCATCTGGCCCCGGATTTTTGCTCAGCTCTCCGGCTGATTGACACAGAGCTGTCAAACCAGGTTGATCAGGTCTGGGTTATAGGAGGGAGCTCACTCTACAAG GAGTTGATGCAGAGCCAAGGCACCAGAAGGTTATTTGTCACAAAAGTTCTGAAACAGTTTCCATGTGACACATTCTTCCCTGAATTCTGCTCAGACAAGTTCAATCTGCTGCCTGG GTTTCCAGGAGTACCACAGGGCCTGCAAGAGGAAAATGGTATTCAGTACAGATTTGAAGTTTATGAGAGCATTGCACATTGCTGA